Proteins co-encoded in one Vibrio fortis genomic window:
- a CDS encoding zinc-dependent metalloprotease, translating to MDFKKIALSSAITAILAGCGADDQAYDYLSKDENQVKISSITSYEPVTDYNEVKEIPLPGVWMYRPSTSSAPRDADMYAYFAGGEVLVTLSLTKDGLVAKRIDPDVVKYDPNNPQVLEESRWADNIDLTRVLEIPGTYTAYQCSEDNYGDCTNKEEEVDELDAKWYERSHFLPNYEGLKAYINDINDYYGSDALSTEVAMKEFDPANGVINIELERHFKDGNGKARFFYSFVRLDKYADANYTPVYQAQADQNKFGFFTSEFKKADNNNSTSSKFSNGAYLNRFSPNLESIDFYLSDDFFEEGNEIWLRATLETVDTMAAQMEAAGVPPVKIINRDSAANIASGDLRYNAINMFAEPSDAGLLGYGPSAANPLTGEIISAFTNMYPGTILRTVPRQWDQFARLYNARLLADQATVVAEPEEGAVAVASQLKVTNNTLNERQESAFDTGYVLPDSERLLEFEMKELRTLDLENQVKNSEGYANLFGEAKEAVDAVFDKDKVEEFWSRNTMFSANNVWVSSTEKNGLPGIDFDKDGYFDSNNELKDFDQLNSLQKEQVSEVFGVHNYKTTLVHELGHNLGLRHNFEGSADKANFYTQEQADQMGLRGIPAATSIMDYAPSELDIEPVLGSYDIAALKVAYARVVEDQDGNIHSLEPFDAKYRNQYEQADIPTNTERSPFSPITQLEFSLNDINDSALASYKELVTAYEAEMVTYNEALAEYQAQIDGGTPAETLTQPVKPAEPQAPVEIATEIKEYGFCTDGNVGSTWDCDRHDEGTDRVENASYHYHNLENFHDMFNFRGEDYSFTERGTIGRYFFFRNRMMDIASHGMQSWGFISMAADYNDWDDPLVFAEAMCVIQDNGEPRWPLACDYYKSAEKAGELMVSMLATPEKTCQVKVTKTSNGAETYENISLEDMYGKVRWDLDENHELPLSCFDATLKAQLAINNASGQKTESYEILAELKGGQYLNHQTAGSTVNHEMSDWSNYDEIDAFGVWFYRLIAAQQIVSRDMVLGGDTAIIDIPSVRKKVDELVRHWTLGSEYSGYQFIDESGAEVVSQVAYAPDYTAQKIRRLNYPENIIMSWFTYTNRTQDTNLVEATLKSLAYDAESVHPEKKFLARNFIDSISVFDTTGETARTDHVTLELDGRQYSAGVQHSIARDMITQAKSSAVFQTEEFLKTQPSLDGVNEFVNSYQEQWDTAIESAKNFGSYLQQDNFGGQKLRHPGGHALMTGSEAIFDKLNSGEIPGSELATSLHTLIDSLVASGQLKGNSDEEIAATGCKTAFHSDVCVVTSTGSFTQDAIDVINYPVSWIPTFYAEAKEVSRLFDANFLQANLDSELLGKNFDLMKSYIGTDFELLKYQEAKMLEKLPHYDR from the coding sequence ATGGACTTTAAAAAGATTGCATTAAGCTCCGCAATCACGGCTATTTTGGCTGGGTGTGGCGCTGATGATCAAGCATACGATTATTTATCTAAAGATGAAAACCAGGTTAAAATCTCTTCTATAACATCTTATGAACCTGTAACTGATTATAACGAAGTAAAAGAAATTCCACTTCCCGGTGTTTGGATGTACCGTCCATCGACATCGTCAGCGCCACGCGATGCTGATATGTATGCCTATTTTGCGGGTGGTGAAGTTCTTGTCACTTTAAGTCTGACGAAAGACGGCTTAGTTGCGAAGCGTATTGATCCTGATGTGGTCAAATATGATCCGAATAACCCTCAAGTTCTTGAAGAAAGCCGTTGGGCGGACAATATAGATTTGACGAGAGTATTAGAAATCCCAGGTACTTATACGGCATATCAATGTAGTGAAGATAACTATGGCGATTGTACAAACAAAGAAGAAGAAGTAGACGAGCTTGATGCGAAATGGTACGAACGTTCGCACTTTCTCCCAAATTATGAGGGCTTGAAAGCTTACATTAATGACATTAACGATTACTACGGAAGTGATGCACTATCGACTGAAGTAGCGATGAAAGAGTTCGACCCTGCAAATGGCGTGATCAATATTGAATTAGAACGTCATTTTAAAGATGGCAACGGCAAAGCACGCTTCTTTTATTCGTTTGTTCGTTTAGATAAGTATGCAGATGCGAACTACACTCCTGTTTACCAAGCGCAGGCAGACCAAAATAAGTTTGGGTTCTTTACTAGCGAATTTAAAAAAGCAGACAACAACAACTCAACATCTTCTAAGTTTTCAAATGGCGCATACCTAAACCGATTCTCCCCAAATCTTGAATCCATTGATTTTTATCTTAGTGACGATTTTTTTGAAGAAGGTAATGAGATTTGGCTAAGAGCAACATTGGAAACTGTGGACACTATGGCTGCTCAAATGGAAGCCGCGGGTGTACCACCAGTTAAGATTATTAATAGAGATAGCGCAGCAAACATTGCGTCTGGTGACCTACGTTATAATGCTATTAATATGTTTGCGGAACCATCTGATGCCGGTTTACTTGGTTATGGTCCATCAGCGGCTAACCCATTAACAGGTGAGATTATTAGTGCATTTACAAATATGTACCCAGGAACTATTTTACGCACAGTTCCTAGACAATGGGATCAATTCGCACGTTTATATAATGCTCGTTTGTTAGCTGATCAAGCAACAGTTGTTGCTGAACCGGAAGAAGGTGCAGTAGCAGTAGCGAGTCAGCTAAAAGTTACAAACAATACGCTTAACGAACGCCAGGAAAGTGCGTTTGACACGGGCTATGTATTACCTGATAGCGAAAGACTTTTAGAGTTTGAAATGAAAGAGTTAAGAACTCTGGATTTAGAAAACCAAGTTAAAAATAGTGAAGGCTATGCGAACCTATTTGGGGAAGCAAAGGAAGCCGTTGATGCTGTTTTTGATAAAGATAAAGTTGAAGAGTTCTGGTCGCGCAACACCATGTTCTCTGCAAATAATGTTTGGGTATCAAGTACTGAAAAGAATGGTTTGCCTGGAATAGACTTTGATAAAGATGGCTACTTTGATTCTAACAATGAGCTCAAAGACTTTGATCAGTTGAATTCACTTCAAAAAGAACAAGTAAGCGAAGTATTTGGCGTACACAATTACAAAACCACACTCGTTCATGAGCTTGGTCACAACCTAGGTTTGAGACATAACTTTGAAGGTTCTGCGGATAAAGCCAATTTTTATACGCAAGAGCAAGCTGATCAGATGGGTCTCCGAGGTATTCCTGCTGCAACTTCTATTATGGACTATGCTCCTTCTGAACTAGATATTGAACCTGTACTGGGTTCTTACGATATTGCAGCTCTAAAAGTTGCGTATGCACGTGTAGTTGAAGATCAAGATGGAAATATACATAGCTTAGAACCATTTGACGCTAAGTACCGTAATCAGTATGAGCAAGCAGATATACCAACAAACACTGAACGTTCACCATTCTCACCAATCACTCAACTCGAGTTCTCATTGAATGATATTAATGATAGTGCGTTGGCTTCCTATAAAGAGTTGGTCACTGCCTATGAAGCTGAGATGGTGACTTACAATGAAGCGCTAGCTGAATACCAAGCGCAGATTGATGGTGGTACTCCGGCAGAGACGCTGACTCAACCGGTCAAGCCAGCAGAGCCACAAGCTCCAGTCGAAATAGCAACAGAGATTAAAGAATACGGTTTCTGTACAGATGGTAATGTTGGTAGTACATGGGATTGTGATCGTCATGATGAAGGTACTGACCGTGTGGAAAATGCAAGTTACCACTACCATAATTTAGAAAACTTCCATGACATGTTTAACTTCCGTGGGGAAGACTATAGCTTTACCGAGCGAGGTACGATCGGTCGCTATTTCTTCTTCCGTAACAGAATGATGGATATTGCAAGCCATGGTATGCAGTCTTGGGGCTTTATTTCAATGGCTGCCGATTACAATGATTGGGATGATCCTCTAGTATTCGCTGAAGCTATGTGTGTAATTCAAGATAATGGTGAACCTCGTTGGCCATTGGCGTGTGACTACTATAAGTCGGCAGAAAAAGCTGGCGAACTCATGGTTTCAATGCTTGCGACACCTGAAAAAACTTGTCAGGTAAAAGTAACCAAAACCTCAAACGGGGCTGAGACTTATGAAAATATTAGTCTAGAAGATATGTACGGAAAAGTACGCTGGGACTTGGACGAGAATCACGAGCTACCACTTAGTTGTTTCGACGCAACATTGAAAGCGCAACTTGCGATTAATAACGCATCTGGCCAAAAAACTGAATCTTATGAGATTTTAGCTGAACTAAAAGGTGGTCAGTACCTAAATCATCAGACAGCAGGTAGTACTGTAAACCATGAGATGAGTGATTGGTCGAACTACGATGAAATTGATGCGTTTGGCGTTTGGTTCTATCGTTTGATTGCAGCTCAGCAAATCGTTAGCCGTGATATGGTTTTAGGCGGTGATACAGCGATTATCGATATACCATCTGTTCGCAAGAAGGTTGATGAGTTGGTTCGTCACTGGACATTAGGCTCGGAATATTCAGGCTACCAGTTTATTGACGAAAGTGGTGCTGAAGTAGTCTCTCAAGTGGCGTACGCACCGGATTATACTGCACAGAAGATTCGTCGACTGAATTACCCAGAAAACATCATTATGAGTTGGTTTACGTACACAAACCGTACTCAAGATACTAACTTGGTTGAAGCGACACTTAAATCTTTAGCATATGACGCAGAATCTGTTCACCCAGAGAAGAAGTTCTTGGCGCGTAACTTTATTGATTCAATATCGGTATTTGATACAACCGGCGAAACTGCGCGTACAGACCATGTGACTTTGGAATTGGATGGCCGTCAGTATTCGGCAGGTGTTCAACATTCCATTGCTCGTGACATGATCACTCAGGCTAAAAGCTCAGCAGTATTCCAAACAGAAGAGTTCTTGAAAACACAACCGTCTTTAGATGGCGTGAATGAATTTGTAAACTCTTATCAAGAGCAGTGGGATACTGCCATTGAAAGTGCAAAAAACTTCGGTAGTTATTTACAACAAGATAACTTCGGAGGTCAGAAGTTGCGTCACCCAGGTGGTCATGCATTAATGACGGGCTCTGAGGCAATTTTCGATAAGCTTAACTCTGGAGAGATTCCTGGTTCTGAGCTGGCGACTTCCCTGCATACCTTGATTGATAGTTTAGTGGCCAGTGGTCAACTAAAAGGTAACTCAGATGAAGAGATTGCAGCAACGGGTTGTAAGACAGCATTCCACAGTGATGTATGTGTTGTGACAAGTACAGGATCATTTACTCAAGATGCTATTGATGTAATTAACTACCCTGTCAGTTGGATTCCAACGTTCTATGCTGAGGCAAAAGAAGTATCACGTCTATTCGACGCTAATTTCTTACAGGCTAATCTAGATAGTGAACTGCTCGGCAAGAATTTTGACCTAATGAAGTCATATATCGGCACTGACTTTGAGTTACTAAAATATCAAGAGGCTAAGATGTTAGAGAAACTGCCTCATTACGATCGTTAG
- the pyrF gene encoding orotidine-5'-phosphate decarboxylase, translated as MNDQKIIVALDYDNQADALAFVDRIDPASCRLKVGKEMFTLFGPEFVRELHKRGFSVFLDLKFHDIPNTCSKAVRAAAEMGVWMVNVHAGGGERMMTASREILEPYGKDRPLLIGVTVLTSMEQQDLAGIGLDIEPQKQVMRLANLTKNAGLDGVVCSAQEASLLKGELGQEFKLVTPGIRPIGAEVGDQKRIMTPTKAIQSGSDYLVIGRPITQAADPAEVLKNINNELLHMNNN; from the coding sequence ATGAACGATCAAAAAATCATTGTAGCACTGGATTACGACAACCAAGCAGACGCTTTGGCCTTCGTTGACCGAATTGATCCAGCATCTTGTCGCCTAAAAGTAGGTAAAGAGATGTTCACTCTATTCGGGCCAGAGTTTGTACGTGAGCTGCATAAGCGTGGTTTCTCGGTTTTCTTAGATTTGAAATTCCACGATATCCCAAATACATGCTCTAAAGCGGTACGTGCAGCAGCAGAAATGGGTGTTTGGATGGTGAACGTCCACGCTGGCGGTGGTGAGCGTATGATGACAGCATCACGTGAGATTCTTGAACCTTACGGAAAAGACCGTCCATTGCTGATTGGTGTAACAGTACTTACAAGTATGGAGCAGCAAGATCTTGCAGGTATTGGGCTTGATATCGAGCCACAAAAACAGGTAATGCGTCTGGCAAACCTAACTAAAAATGCAGGTTTAGATGGTGTTGTTTGTTCAGCGCAAGAAGCCTCTTTGCTCAAGGGTGAATTAGGCCAAGAATTCAAATTGGTTACGCCAGGTATTCGTCCAATAGGCGCTGAAGTCGGTGACCAAAAACGTATTATGACACCAACAAAAGCGATTCAATCCGGCTCAGACTACTTAGTTATTGGTCGTCCAATCACTCAAGCCGCTGATCCTGCTGAAGTGTTAAAGAATATTAACAACGAATTGTTACATATGAACAACAACTAA
- a CDS encoding ABC transporter ATP-binding protein, whose amino-acid sequence MSEILRIENLTQHFISGKRLFSKGYVIKAVDGVSFSLRQGQTLGLVGESGCGKSTLGRTILKLFEPTSGRIFFEGQDITDWKAKEMRPLRKEMQIVFQDPMESLNQRHTIGMILEEPYIIHNVGTHKERKQWVLELLDKVGLARESIDRYPHEFSGGQRQRIGIARAIALKPKLLICDESVSALDVSVQAQIINLLLNLQKEMNLAIIFISHDLSVVKQVSDDVAVMYFGKIVEYGSAIDLYKNPQNDYTKKLLSAIPITHPNRRKRIKGKKH is encoded by the coding sequence ATGTCGGAAATATTGAGAATAGAAAACCTTACTCAGCATTTTATCTCCGGAAAAAGGCTGTTCTCAAAAGGGTATGTGATTAAAGCCGTGGATGGTGTTTCTTTTTCTTTGCGCCAAGGGCAAACCTTGGGGTTAGTAGGCGAGTCAGGATGTGGAAAGAGCACATTAGGGCGCACGATCTTAAAGTTATTTGAACCGACTTCCGGACGAATCTTCTTTGAAGGGCAGGACATCACTGATTGGAAAGCTAAGGAGATGAGACCACTTCGCAAAGAGATGCAGATCGTCTTTCAAGACCCAATGGAATCTCTAAATCAAAGGCATACAATTGGTATGATTTTGGAGGAGCCCTATATTATCCATAATGTAGGTACTCATAAAGAACGCAAGCAGTGGGTATTAGAGCTACTCGACAAAGTAGGATTAGCTAGAGAGTCGATTGATCGATACCCTCATGAGTTTTCTGGTGGACAACGTCAACGAATTGGAATTGCTCGCGCTATTGCTCTGAAACCTAAGCTACTTATCTGTGATGAGTCTGTTTCAGCGCTAGATGTGTCAGTTCAAGCCCAAATTATTAATTTGCTCTTAAACTTACAAAAAGAGATGAATCTGGCAATTATCTTTATTTCACACGATCTTTCTGTTGTAAAACAGGTCTCCGATGATGTTGCTGTCATGTATTTTGGGAAAATTGTGGAATATGGCTCTGCAATAGATTTATATAAAAATCCACAAAATGATTATACAAAGAAATTACTTTCGGCAATACCAATAACACACCCTAATCGCAGGAAGCGTATAAAGGGAAAAAAGCACTAA
- a CDS encoding extracellular solute-binding protein, whose translation MNKTLSICISALMASLSPSAFSQTATLPQGLEWLSNNNEPLFASEDAIRGGTLRTFMASFPQTLRSVGPDANSGLRHYFMDGAPKLAQRHPNTGKWIPQLATDWAFSEDNKTVYFKLDPNAMWSDGEKITADDYLFMLTYYRSKDIVDPWYNDFFSTSIVDVTKVDEYTIAVETAVEQSQDALMVLINMPSNGFQPRPEHYFSGEKDANNDGMVDNFVRKYNFKSEPTAGPYYLDKVKKGKSVTFKHVGENWWGYSNRYYQNRYNVDKVRITVIRDFDIALKHFEKGKLDYFDLVLPEYWHGKSDSQAFKDGYIQKFWGFNQTPQGAGGLWMNTAQPLLEDINVRKGIMHATDYDGMIKNIMRGDYSRKPHGLGFGHGQYDNPANKAPEFDPQLAAEHFAKAGFDTIGSDGIRINKQGQKLSFAITYGYNAWTPRIAFLREQAKLAGLDFTLNLVDGSSAFKYILEKKHQLAFLNMGSGEIPSYWEYLHSDNANKPQTNAHTNYSSPELDKLIEAYDAEFDQNKRYKLSYQIQDYVTQANIIVPGYMVPYSRAAHWRWVQYPENPMTKQTESIFHPMDIGSFWIDSSVKKETQSSMKSDKTYTPVSFVDDRFKL comes from the coding sequence ATGAATAAAACACTCTCAATATGTATTTCCGCGCTGATGGCAAGCTTGTCACCATCAGCCTTTTCTCAAACCGCGACTTTACCTCAGGGGCTAGAGTGGTTATCCAATAACAATGAGCCTCTATTCGCTTCGGAAGATGCGATACGCGGTGGTACATTGCGTACATTCATGGCTAGCTTTCCTCAAACTCTACGTAGCGTAGGGCCAGATGCGAACTCGGGATTACGTCATTATTTTATGGATGGCGCTCCGAAGCTAGCTCAGAGACACCCGAATACAGGAAAGTGGATCCCTCAGTTAGCAACTGATTGGGCTTTTTCTGAAGATAACAAGACGGTCTATTTTAAGCTTGATCCTAATGCGATGTGGTCGGATGGTGAGAAGATAACGGCCGATGATTACCTGTTCATGCTCACTTACTACCGTTCTAAAGACATCGTCGATCCTTGGTACAACGATTTTTTCTCAACGTCTATCGTCGATGTAACCAAGGTTGATGAATACACCATTGCAGTAGAGACAGCCGTAGAACAGAGTCAAGATGCACTTATGGTGTTGATCAACATGCCAAGTAATGGCTTTCAGCCAAGACCTGAACACTATTTTTCAGGCGAGAAAGACGCTAATAATGACGGAATGGTGGATAATTTTGTCCGAAAATATAACTTTAAAAGTGAACCTACAGCTGGGCCGTACTACCTAGACAAAGTGAAAAAAGGTAAGAGTGTGACCTTTAAGCATGTCGGAGAAAATTGGTGGGGTTACTCCAATCGTTATTATCAGAATCGTTATAATGTCGATAAGGTGCGCATTACCGTTATTCGAGACTTTGATATCGCACTTAAGCACTTTGAAAAAGGAAAACTGGACTATTTTGATTTAGTTCTTCCAGAGTACTGGCATGGAAAGTCTGACTCTCAAGCGTTTAAAGACGGTTATATCCAGAAGTTTTGGGGCTTCAACCAAACGCCTCAAGGTGCCGGTGGTTTGTGGATGAATACTGCTCAGCCATTACTAGAGGATATCAACGTCCGCAAAGGCATTATGCACGCTACGGATTATGACGGCATGATTAAAAACATCATGCGTGGGGACTATTCTCGTAAGCCGCATGGGTTGGGCTTTGGACATGGGCAATACGATAACCCAGCCAATAAAGCACCTGAGTTTGACCCTCAGTTAGCAGCTGAACACTTCGCAAAAGCGGGTTTTGATACTATCGGATCAGATGGTATCCGCATCAATAAGCAAGGGCAGAAACTTTCATTTGCTATTACGTATGGCTACAACGCTTGGACGCCAAGAATTGCGTTCCTTCGAGAACAGGCGAAGTTAGCGGGGCTCGACTTTACACTTAACTTAGTCGATGGCTCATCAGCTTTTAAATATATCCTAGAGAAAAAGCACCAATTGGCTTTTCTTAATATGGGATCCGGCGAAATTCCATCTTACTGGGAGTATCTGCATTCAGACAATGCCAACAAGCCGCAAACCAATGCACATACCAACTATAGTAGTCCTGAGCTGGATAAATTAATAGAAGCCTATGATGCTGAGTTTGACCAAAATAAACGCTACAAGCTCTCTTATCAGATTCAAGACTACGTTACACAAGCAAACATCATCGTCCCAGGTTATATGGTGCCATACTCACGCGCAGCACATTGGCGTTGGGTCCAGTACCCAGAGAACCCAATGACCAAGCAGACTGAGTCTATTTTCCATCCGATGGATATTGGCAGCTTTTGGATAGATTCATCGGTTAAAAAAGAGACGCAATCGTCGATGAAGTCAGACAAAACCTACACTCCGGTTTCATTTGTTGATGACCGTTTTAAACTGTGA
- a CDS encoding ABC transporter permease — translation MIRLTPLTQKKIKHFKEIKRGYWSLLVLSSLLILSIFAELLINSKALVVSYKGEWSFPVFSDVRSGTDFGLSYASEADYRKLQQIFAEEAQGDFVIMPIVPWNPYEQDFSGDFPPLAPSIDSKHYLGTDAIGRDILARLVYGFRIAMGFALMTMAISYAIGTVVGCCMGFFGGKFDLFVQRLIEIWSMVPFLYVIMILVSITQPTFTLFVAINVLFGWMGITWYMRTMTYKESAREYVMAARALGASTTRILVHHILPNTMVMIVTLAPFTIAANITALTALDYLGLGLMPPTPSWGELLQQGKSNLDAPWIVASVVGAIVAVLVMVTFIGEAIRSAFDPKKFTRYV, via the coding sequence ATGATTAGATTAACCCCACTTACACAGAAAAAGATCAAACACTTTAAAGAAATAAAGCGTGGATATTGGTCGTTGCTCGTCCTCAGCTCACTGTTGATTCTGTCTATTTTTGCTGAGCTTTTAATTAACAGTAAGGCGTTGGTCGTTAGCTACAAAGGAGAGTGGTCATTTCCAGTTTTCTCTGACGTCAGGTCGGGTACGGACTTTGGTTTGAGTTATGCGAGCGAAGCTGATTATAGAAAACTGCAGCAGATATTTGCAGAAGAAGCTCAGGGCGACTTTGTCATTATGCCTATCGTACCGTGGAATCCATATGAACAAGACTTTTCCGGAGACTTTCCTCCGCTAGCACCGAGTATTGATAGCAAACACTATTTGGGTACAGATGCGATAGGCCGCGATATCTTAGCTCGTTTGGTCTATGGCTTTCGTATAGCGATGGGCTTCGCGTTGATGACAATGGCGATCTCTTATGCAATAGGCACTGTAGTTGGGTGCTGCATGGGCTTCTTTGGCGGTAAGTTTGACTTGTTTGTTCAAAGGCTCATAGAGATTTGGTCAATGGTACCATTTCTCTACGTCATTATGATCTTAGTCTCGATAACTCAACCGACGTTCACACTGTTTGTTGCTATTAATGTGTTATTCGGTTGGATGGGTATCACTTGGTATATGAGAACCATGACGTATAAAGAATCGGCTCGCGAATACGTTATGGCAGCAAGGGCTTTAGGGGCCTCAACAACACGCATTTTAGTGCATCATATCTTGCCTAATACTATGGTTATGATTGTTACGTTAGCGCCCTTTACGATCGCCGCTAATATTACCGCTCTCACTGCGTTGGACTATCTAGGGCTTGGTTTAATGCCTCCTACACCGAGTTGGGGGGAACTATTGCAACAAGGTAAATCGAATCTTGATGCCCCTTGGATTGTGGCTTCAGTAGTTGGAGCGATAGTAGCGGTATTGGTCATGGTGACCTTTATAGGTGAAGCGATACGCTCGGCATTTGATCCCAAAAAGTTTACACGTTACGTATAG
- a CDS encoding ABC transporter permease subunit: protein MLAYILRRLLLVIPTFIGITILIFAITRFVPGGPVERMLSKMHSGTDSAAVSVAGNNSSLSDEQIAELNEFYGLDKPILESYVDWLSKIVVLDFGESTRYYEPVNDMIAERLPISLFYGGMTFFISYFISIPLGYYKAIKHGSVFDSASSILIFIGYALPGYVVGVFLITLFAYNLDWFPMGGFVGDDFEDYENWVDQFKDIMWHAVLPLICYLIGDFATLTMTMKNNLMENLSADYIRTAIAKGLPFKQAVKKHALQNSLIPIASHFGNSLLFFMSGSFLIEVIFNIDGIGLLGYESIMERDYPVVMGIVAINAAMLMIGNILSDLCVAAVDPRVRFGA, encoded by the coding sequence TTGTTAGCTTATATATTGAGGCGTTTATTACTTGTCATTCCAACATTTATAGGAATAACAATCTTAATATTTGCCATTACTCGTTTTGTTCCAGGTGGGCCGGTGGAAAGAATGCTGTCAAAAATGCATTCTGGAACGGACAGCGCTGCAGTAAGTGTCGCAGGTAATAATTCATCACTATCAGATGAACAAATTGCCGAGCTCAATGAGTTTTATGGATTAGACAAACCTATATTAGAATCTTATGTTGATTGGTTATCTAAGATCGTCGTATTAGATTTTGGTGAATCAACACGTTATTACGAACCCGTAAATGACATGATTGCTGAACGTTTACCAATCTCGTTGTTTTATGGAGGCATGACGTTTTTTATCAGTTATTTTATATCCATTCCACTTGGATATTATAAGGCGATAAAGCATGGCTCGGTATTTGATTCGGCATCTTCTATTTTAATATTTATCGGTTATGCATTACCCGGGTATGTGGTTGGTGTATTTTTAATCACTCTATTTGCTTATAACCTTGATTGGTTCCCAATGGGTGGGTTCGTCGGAGATGATTTTGAGGACTATGAAAATTGGGTAGATCAATTTAAAGACATTATGTGGCATGCAGTACTTCCTCTCATTTGTTATTTGATTGGTGACTTCGCTACATTAACGATGACCATGAAAAATAATCTGATGGAAAACCTTTCTGCAGATTACATTCGAACAGCAATTGCAAAGGGATTACCTTTCAAACAAGCGGTTAAAAAACATGCATTGCAGAATAGTTTAATTCCGATAGCGAGTCATTTTGGTAACTCATTATTGTTCTTTATGTCGGGTTCTTTTCTAATTGAGGTTATTTTTAACATTGATGGCATTGGCTTATTAGGTTACGAGTCAATAATGGAGCGTGATTATCCGGTCGTTATGGGGATAGTTGCTATCAACGCGGCGATGCTGATGATTGGTAATATTCTATCTGATCTTTGTGTTGCGGCTGTCGACCCTAGAGTGAGGTTTGGAGCATGA
- a CDS encoding ABC transporter ATP-binding protein, with product MNVEYKQDPNCDVVLEVKDLEVTFDTDSGVVQVLHGVSFKVKKGKTLGLVGESGCGKSVTSMSIMGLLPKPYGQVVGGKILYNNQDLVTLPPHSMYEMRGNAISIIFQDPMTALNPVHSIGKQLTEVLALHRPELKKNDRREYAIRMLEKVKIPMPEKRIDEYPHNLSGGMRQRVMIAMALACKPDVLICDEPTTALDVTVQASILELMIELQHETGMAMLFITHDLGVVAEVCDDVAVMYGGRIVEHADVFELFDSPKHPYTKRLLGLMPSLDHPLKQQIEIKPIDTSLFPEFKG from the coding sequence ATGAACGTGGAATATAAACAAGATCCCAATTGCGATGTGGTGTTGGAAGTAAAAGATCTGGAAGTCACCTTTGATACTGACTCAGGAGTTGTACAGGTACTCCATGGCGTTAGCTTTAAAGTGAAGAAAGGAAAAACCTTAGGCCTAGTTGGCGAATCTGGCTGCGGTAAAAGTGTCACGTCGATGTCGATTATGGGGCTGCTCCCTAAACCTTATGGTCAGGTTGTCGGTGGTAAGATCCTTTACAACAATCAAGATCTCGTCACGTTGCCACCACACTCTATGTACGAAATGCGCGGCAACGCGATCTCTATTATCTTTCAAGATCCAATGACGGCGCTGAATCCAGTGCATAGTATCGGTAAACAACTAACGGAGGTTTTAGCCCTACATCGACCTGAGCTGAAAAAAAATGATAGGCGAGAGTACGCAATCAGAATGCTCGAAAAGGTCAAAATCCCAATGCCTGAGAAGCGTATTGATGAATATCCTCACAACTTATCTGGGGGGATGAGACAGCGTGTAATGATAGCGATGGCACTTGCCTGTAAACCCGATGTCTTGATTTGTGATGAGCCTACGACGGCTCTAGATGTGACGGTTCAAGCTTCTATTTTGGAATTAATGATAGAGCTACAACATGAGACTGGAATGGCGATGTTGTTTATTACTCACGATTTAGGTGTTGTGGCAGAGGTGTGTGACGATGTGGCTGTTATGTACGGTGGGCGTATTGTCGAGCATGCAGACGTATTTGAATTGTTTGATTCCCCTAAACATCCTTATACAAAGCGATTGCTAGGTTTGATGCCAAGCTTAGATCACCCACTGAAACAACAGATAGAGATCAAGCCTATTGATACTTCCCTGTTTCCTGAGTTTAAGGGGTAG